GGTATTGCTCTTCGAACGCACGGAAGACGAACCGGGTGGCCGCCCGGTCGGAGACGACGTTCGCGGCGCTGCCCCCCTGGGTGACGATGCCCTGGATGCGCGCCCCCGTCTTCAGGTACTGGCGCAAGGCGTTTACTGCCGCGTGGGTCAGGAGGACGCCGTCAAGGGCATTTCGGCCGCGCCAGGGGTCCGCCGCGCTGTGGGCAGGGCGGCCGAAGAAGGTAAACTCCACCTCCGAGAGGGCGAGGTCTCGCCGGAGCAGGAGCGTCTCCGTGTAGGGGTGGAACATGAGGCAGGCGTCGACGCCGGAGAAGGCGCCCGACCTGCCCAGCGCCACCTTGCCGGCGCCGTCCTCCTCGGCGGGCGTGCCGAAGAGCCAGAGCTCGCCCGGCAGGTCCCCCAGCACCTCTCTCACACCCACTGCGGCCCCCAGGTGTCCGGCTGCGATCAGGTTGTGGGCGCAGCCGTGGCCGATGTCGGGAAGGGCGTCGTATTCCGCCACGAGTGCGACGACGGGTCCTGGGCGACAGCCTCTGGCTTTCGCAACGAACGCCGTCGGCAGGTCGGCCAGGGGGGTCTCGACCTCGAACCCGCGGGCCCGCAGCGCGGCCACCAGCCGCGCCACGGCCCGGTGCTCCCGGCCGCTCGGTTCCGGGTCGGCGTGGAGGGCGCGGCTCAGGTCGATGAGCTCGTTCGAGGCGGCGTCGACCGCAAGCGTCACCCTCTCTTTCAAGGACGGAAGATCCATGGGCGGCTCAGCGGCAGGCGGGGCTCGACCCCGGAGCGAGCGGAAGAACAAGAGCCGGTGGGTCTTCGGCACTCGGGAGCAACGCGGGGGGCTTCTCTCGTGCCCCCGTTCCCCTTGGGCTTCCCATGGCTGGCCCTCTCGCAGAAGGCGCCGGCGGTCTCTCGCGATCCGAGGACGGTACCACGACTCGAGCCCCGGGGGGAGGGTCCGCCGGGGCTCGGTCCGCCATCCCTGAACCGGTCGAAGCCGGGGTGCGCCGAGGGAGTGTCTTGACCCCGGTGAGCGCAAGGGCTAGAAGTTTGGGGGACCGGGGAGCTCCCGGGGGCCCGCGCCAACCTTCCCAGGACCGCCTCCCATGCCCGCCCGCCGCACCGCGCCGCCGCCCCTGACCCCGGAGCTCCTGGTGGCCGCCTACTGCAGGGGGTACTTCCCCATGGCCGACGACCGGGGGAGGATCCACTGGTACGACCCGGACCCCCGGGGGATCTTCCCCCTGGAGGGCTTCCACGTGCCGCGGCGGCTGGCGCGCACCGTGCGGCAGGGGCGCTTCGAGGTGCGGGTGGACACGGCCTTCCGAAGGGTGATGGAGGCCTGCGGGGCGCCGGCCCCCGGGAGGGAGCGCACCTGGATCTCCCCCGAGCTTGTCGACGCGTACGGCGCGCTCCACGAGGCGGGGCTGGCGCACAGCGTGGAGACCTGGGCCGACGGAGAGCTGGTGGGAGGGGTGTATGGGGTGGCGATCCGGGGCCTGTTCGCGGGGGAGAGCATGTTCAGCCGCCGCACCGACGCGAGCAAGGTGGCCCTGGTGCACCTGGCGGAGCGGCTGCGGCGGGGCGGGTTCGTCCTCTTCGATACCCAGTTCGTGACGGCGCACCTGGCCCGTTTCGGGGCCGTGGAGATCCCCCGCGCCCGCTACCGGCGGCTCCTGGCCGGGGCCCTTCAGGCCGAGGAGGCCTCGTGGGACCCGCCTCCGCGCACCCGCGCATGAGGGACTCTGCCCAGGGGGCCGCGGCACCGCGGTAGCCGTCGAAAGACCTCCAAGGGTGCGTCCGCGGCCCCTGCCCCGCCCTCCCACGTTTTGTGGCCGGTCGCCGCGAGCCGCCACCTACGCCCCATCCAACACCGCGCGGATCTTCGCCGCCAGCTCGCGCGACGTGTAGGGTTTGGGGAGGAACGCGATCTCCTCGCCCAGGACGCCGTGGTGGGCCAGGACGTCGGCCGGATACCCCGACACGAAGAGGCACCGGATCCCCGGCCGGAGCGCGGCGAGCCGCTGGGCGAGATCCCGGCCGTTCATCTGCGGCATCACCACGTCGGTGACCAGGAGGGCGATCTCTCCGGGGTGGATCTCGGCCTGGCGGATGGCTTCGTCGGGCCTGCCGGCGGCGAGCACCCGGTACCCCAGCCGCTCCAGCATGGCCCGCCCCAGGTCGAGGATGCTCGGTTCGTCCTCCACCAGGAGCACCGTCTCCCCACGCCCCCGCAGGGGCTGCTCTGGCGCAGCGCCGGCGATATCGGGGGCCGGCTCCGGGGCGCGGTTCAGGTAGAGCTCGACCCGGGTACCCCGGCCCGGCTCGCTGTGCACGGCGATGAGGCCCTCGTTCTGCTTTACGATGCCGTACACGGTGGCGAGCCCCAGGCCGGTGCCTTGGCCGGTGGCCTTGGTGGTGAAGAACGGCTCGAAGAGGTGCGCGAGCACCTCCTGGTCCATGCCGCAGCCGTCGTCGCTCACGGCGAGCAGGACGTAGTCGCCGGGCCGGAAGTCCGGGCGACGGGCGCAGGCGGTTTCGTCCAGGAGGACATTGCGGGTTTCGATGGTGACTGCGCCCTTTCCTGCGACGGCGTCCCGGGCGTTGACGCAGAGGTTGGCGAGGATCTGGTCGATCTGGGAGGGATCCATGCGGACCCGCCACAGGTTCGCACCCGGCTTCCATGCCAGGCCGATGTCTTCTCCGATGAGCCTGCGCAGCATGTTGAGCATGCTGCCCACGGTCTCGTTGAGGTCCAGCACCCTGGGGGCCACGGTCTGCTTGCGGGCAAAGGCGAGCAGCTGCCGGGTAAGCTCGGCGGAGTGCTCGGCCGCGCGCCGGATCGCGGCCAGGTCGGTCTGGATCGGACCGGGTACCCCAGGCCGGGTCAGGGCCAGCTCCGCGTGCCCCAGGATGACGGTGAGCATGTTGTTGAAGTCGTGGGCCACCCCTCCCGCCAGGCGCCCGATGGACTCCATCCTCTGCGCCTGCGCCAGCTCGGCCTGGAGGCGCTCCTGGGCCTCTTCGGCCCGATGACGCAGGGTCACGTCCTGCACGGTGGACACCATGAGGTTCTGGTCGGGGAGGGGGATGTTGGTGGAGGTGACGAACCGCCTCTCCCCTTGCACAGTTGTGATGGACACGTCTTCCCAGCGCATGCGCGAAGGGTCCCCCGAGCCGATGTCCGCCAGGATGCGCGTTCGCATTTGCTCCCGAAATTCGGGGTCCGGATAGACCTTCTCGAAGAAGTCCACCACCGAGTGCAAGCTGCCCCGGGGCAGCCCGTAGATCTCCTCAAACTTGCTTCCCACGAAGACCACTTCCCCGTCGTCCATCGTGTTGACCGCAAAGCCGATCGGGGCATTTTCCAGGATGGTCTCTATGTAGCGGTTCCGGGACTCCAGTTTCTTCTCGGCCTGCCGTCGTGCGGTGATGTCGGTCGAGATTCCGCACAGGCCGGTCACTGTGCCGCTTTCGTCGCGCAGGGGGAGCTTGACCGTCCAGTAGGTGCGCGGCACGCCGTCGGCCGCCGTGAGATCGGTTTCCTCGCGCACCACCGTCTCCCCCCGCTCGATCACGGGGCGGTCGCTGCGCTGGATCTCCTCGGCGGAGGCGGGCGAGAAGAAGTCAGCGTCGACCTTGCCCTGAATCTCCCCGAGGCTGCGGCCCAGGAGCTCGCATACCGTGCGATTGGCGTAGGTGTAGCGGTACTGGGTGTCCTTGATGAAGATGTGGGCGCCCACATTGTCCAGGATCGTGCTCAGGCGCCGCTCGCTCTCGCGCAGGGCCTCTTCGGCGCGGCGCCGTTCCTCGATTTCGGCCTCCAGCTGCCCCGAGCGCGCCGTCAGGAGGGAGCGGGTCTTCTCGAAGTAGACGAGGAGCATCCCCAGGGCGGTGGCCAGGCCGAAGAAGGCTCCCAGGGAGTACCCGACGGGGGCGAAGCCCTCCACGAACCGGAGCACCGGGTAGTCGAGCTTGTGCAGCCCCCACAGGAGGAAGCAGGCGGCGGTGAAGACGAGCACCGGCGGACGCGGCTTCGGCGCCGACCGAAGCAGGGCGGCAGCCACCAGGAAGTCGGCAAGCGCCTGGACGGCGAATACCGGCACCGAGAGGACCGCGGGCGACACCCCCGCGGCCAGCGCCCCGGCGACCCACGCGAGAGCGCCCGCCCCCATCCAGGCCCAGCGCCGGGAGAGGGTGCCCCGTGTGAAGACCTCGGTTCCCGCCAGCAGGAGCATGGCGTGGGCCACCGAAGCGCCCATGTAGCCCAGGGTGGCGCCCCAGTGGCTTCCCCACCGGACCTCTCCCATGAGAAACAGGAACCGGAAGGCGTAGGTGCTCCACGACCACGCCCACAGCCGCAGATGCCGCTCCCGGTGGGACGTGGCCAGATACCCGTAGATGCCGGCCACCGTGGCGGAGGCGACGAAGGTGCTGACCGAGGCGGGAAACAGCCAGCTCATCGCCTTGCCCCGGGCGGCGCCGGACGGGTCCGGGATCTGGCCCGGGTCCGGGGTGGCGCGCTCACTCCACCGTCACGCTCTTGGCGAGGTTGCGGGGCTGGTCCACGTCGGTGCCCTTGAGCACGGCCACGTGGTAGGCCAGGAGCTGGAGGGGGACGGTGGCGATGATGGGCAGGAGCTCCTCTGCGAACTCGGGGATGGGGATCACCTGGTCGGCCATCCCGGCCACGGCGGTGTCGCCGTCGGTCACGACGGCCACGACCCGGCCGTCGCGGGCGCGCACTTCCTGGACGTTGGAGAGCATCTTCTCGTAGGTGGAGCCCCGGGGGGCGATGGCGACCACGGGGAGCTGGTCGTCGATGAGGGCGATGGGGCCGTGCTTCATCTCGCCGGCGGCGTAGCCCTCGGCGTGGATGTAGCTGATTTCTTTCAGTTTTAGGGCGCCCTCGAGAGCAATGGGGAACTGGAGGCCCCGGCCGAGGTACAGGGCGCTCTTGGCGTCCACCAGGGTCTTGGCCACGGCCTCGATGTGGGGGTCGAGCTCCAGGGTGCGCTCCACGACGGCGGGGACGGCCCGCAGGGCTTCCATCTTTTCGATGAGGCGGCCGCGGCCGAGGACGCCTCGGGCCGAGGCCAGGTAGAGGGCCAGCAGGTAGAGGGTGACGAGCTGGGTGGTAAAGGCCTTGGTGGAGGCCACTCCGATCTCGGGGCCGGCGTGGGTGTAGAGCACGGCGTCGGAAGCCCGGGGGATGCTCGACCCCACCACGTTGCACACGCAGAGGATGGGAGCGCCCTTGTCCCGGCCCTCGGCCAGGGCCGCCAGGGTGTCGGCGGTCTCGCCGGACTGGCTGATGAGCAGGAGCGCCGTGTCCCGGGAGAGGATGGGGTCCTGGTAGCGGAACTCGCTCGCCAGGGAGACCTCCACGGGGAGCCGGGCGATCTGCTCGATCCAGTACTTGCCCACCAGCCCCGCGTGCCAGCTCGTGCCGCAGGCGACCACATGGAGCCGGGAGATGCTCCGGGCGATGGTCTCGGCCTTCTCGCCGCCGCTCAGGTACACGGCGCCCTCCACCGGGTCGAGCTTGCCGGTGAGGGTGTCGGCGATGGCCCGGGGCTGCTCGAAGATCTCCTTGAGCATGAAGTGCTTGTAACCGCCCTTCTCGGCCATGGCGGGGGACCACTGGACGGTCTGGACCTCCCGGACCACGGGGGCGCCCTCCAGGTCGGTGATCTCCACCCGGTCCCGCCGGCACACCACGAGGTCGCCGTCTTCGAGGAAGACGAAGCGCCGCGTGTGGGCCAGGAGCGCCGGGATGTCGCTGGCGACGAAGTTCTCGCCCTCGCCCAGGCCCGCCACCAGCGGGCTCGCCCGGCGGGCGGCCACCAGGAGGTCGGGCTCCCGGGCCGAGAGGACCACGACCGCGTAGGAACCGTGCAGGCGCTTGAGGGCGAGGCGCACGGCCTCCACGAGCCCGCAACCCTCGCCCAGGTGGCGGAAGATGAGGTGGGGGATGACCTCGGTGTCGGTCTCGGAGGAGAAGCGGTGGCCTTCGGCCGTGAGCTCGGAGCGCAGCGCCAGGTAGTTTTCGATGATGCCGTTGTGCACCACCACCACGTCGCCCGCGGCGTGGGGGTGGGCGTTCTCCTCGCTCGGGCGCCCGTGGGTGGCCCACCGGGTGTGTCCCGCGCCCACCGTGCCGGAGAGCTCGATGCTCCGGAGCTTTTCATCGAGATTCAGGAGCTTTCCGACGCTCCGGACGACCTTGAGGGCGCCCTCCTCGACCACGGCGAGCCCCGCCGAGTCGTACCCCCGGTACTCCAGGCGCCGGAGCCCGTCCATGAGGATGGGGGTGCAGCGCTGCGTTCCCACGTATCCTACGATGCCGCACATGATCCGACCTTTGCTCGTTGCGGGTTGCTCGTTGCCTGTTGTCCGTGGTCCGTTGGGGTAGCCAGTTGGGGGGCGATGAGACCTATGGGACGAATGGGACGAATGGAATATCGGGTTGGTAGCTGGTCACCCATCACGCCTTACCCTTCACGTCTCACTCTTCACGTTTCACTTTTCACGCCCCCCGGCCGTCTCCGATTCCAGCCCTCGACGTTTCGCTGTTTGCCCCGCGCGACGCCCAGGGCGCCGTCGGGGACGTCGTGGGTGAGGGTGGAGCCGGCGGCCACGGTGGCGCCGGCTCCCACCGTGACGGGGGCCACCAGGCTCGTGTTGGAGCCGATGAAGGCGCCGTCGCCGATGGCCGTCTTGTGCTTGTGGACGCCGTCGTAGTTGCAGGTGATGGTCCCGGCGCCGATGTTGGCGCCCTCGCCCACCGTGGCGTCGCCCAGGTAGGTGAGGTGGTTGGCCTTGCTCCCCCGGCCGAGAACGCTTTTCTTCATCTCGACGAAGTTGCCCACCCGGGCGTCGTCCGCGAGCACCGCGCCGGGGCGCAGGTGGGCAAAGGGGCCCACCTGGGCGCCGGGGCCCAGCCGGGCCTCCGACAAGACGCAGTAAGGTTTCACGTGGGCGCCGGGACCGATCTCGGAGTCGCGGACCACCGAGCCCTGGTCGATGCGTACACCCGAGCAGATCCGGGTCGCCCCCTCCAGCCGCACGCAGGGCCCCAGGGTCACGTCGGGCTCGAGGACCACGCCGGGCTCGATCCAGGCGGTTTCGGGGTCCTCGATGGTCACCCCGGCTTCCATCCAGGCCCGGTTGATGCGGCGGCGAAGGGCGGCGCCGGCCTCGGCCAGGTGGAGGCGGGAGTTGATGCCCATGACCTCTTCGGGGTCCTCCAGGAGCACCGCGGCTGCGCGCCCGTCGTGCGCGGCTACCGCGACCACGTCGGTCAGGTAGTACTCCCCCTGGCTGTTGGCGGTGCCCACCTGCCCCAGGGCGTCCCAGGCCCAGGGGAGCTCCAGGGCGTAGGTGCCGGTGTTGACCTCGCGGACCGCCCGCTGCGCGGGGGAGGCGTCGCGCTCCTCCACGATCCGCTCGAGCCGGCCGGCGGCATCCCGCACGAGGCGGCCGTAGCCCCGGGGCTCGGGGGGCTCCATGGAGAGCACCGTCACCAGGGCGCCGGCCTGCCGATGGGTTTGCGCGAGGCGCCGCAGGGTCTCGGGTCGGATGAGGGGCACGTCGCCGCACAGGACCAGCGCGGTGCCCCGGAACCCACTGCCCCCTTCCCCGGGTGAGAGCGCCTCCCGGGCGCAGAGCAGGGCGTGGCCCGTGCCCTTCTGCTCGGCCTGGAGCGCAAAGGTCACGTCCGCCGCCCCCAGGAGCCGGCGCACCTCGTCGGCCTGGTGGCCCACCACGGCCACGATCCGTCCCACGCCCGCCCCCCGGCAGGCGTCGAGGGGAAACGAGAGGAGGGGATGTCCCAGGAGGGGGTGGAGCACCTTGGCCAGGGACGACCGCATGCGGGTCCCCTGGCCGGCCGCCAGCACCACGGCCACGACGTCGTTCATGGGAGCTTGCCTCCAGAAAGTCTCCGGCGACGAAACCGCGCCATTATAGGGGGCCGGCTCACCGGTGCCTACCGGGGAGACAGGAGCAGGGCGGGGACGTCGGCGTCGAGCTCGACCCGGAAGAGGCCGAGGAAGTTCATCCCCAGCAGGCCGTCGGCCCCGGGCACGGCGTCGTGGACCACCACCCGCAGGGGCCCGGCCTTGCGGCCCCCCACGTCGATCTCCCCCACCTCCGCGAGGCCCGCGTGTACCGTTCCGCCCGCCGTGCGCACCACCACGGGCGGGTCGGTGCGCACCGTGAGCCCCAGGCGGCGGGCCACCGCGGGGGAGAGCACGGTGGCCGTGGCCCCGGTGTCCAGAATCAGGCGCACGGGGCCCTCGCCGTTGAGCCGCGCTTCCACGAGGTAGCCCATCTCGTTGGCTTCCAGGGGGATGCTCTGCACGGGTTGGGGAGGCGGGAGGCGGTCGTCCAGGGCCGCTGCCCGTGCCCGGTGCTCGGGGGGCACGGCGTGGAGGTTGTCGGTGAAGTGGACGGCGCCTGTTTCGTCGGTCCACCGGTAGATCTGGGCGGCGGCCGGGCTGGCCGCCGCAAGAGCGAGGGTCAGCGCCAGTGGCAGCGCGCGCAGATGGCGCCAGCCGGCGCGCGCAGCCGGGTGGCGGTGGGCACGGGTTGCGCGTGGGGGTCGTGGCAGGTGACGCATGTGACCTCATCCCCTGGCCCCAGGGGCAGGGTGCCGTCGGGCTTGATCTTGGCCGAAGGTGCCTTCAAATGATCGGCATTGGCGGGGTGGGGCTTTACCTCGTGGCACTGGAGGCAGACCATCTTGGGGATGGTCAGCAGGCCCGTGTTCGTCCCCGGCATGGGCGGCGACTCGTGGCACCGCACGCACATCTTGCTGTCGTCCACGTGGGGGTTGATGTTCGAAAACTCGTCCCGGCGGTGGCAGATCCAGCACAGGTCGTTGTTCAGGGTCACCCGATTGTAGTGGCGCTGGTCCATGCGCTGGGTACCGGTCTCGCAGCGGTTACTGTGACAAGTGTAGCAGGTGATGCGGTTCTGGGCGTCGAGCGGGATCTTGAGCGGCGACGCCCGAATGTCGTCGAGCATGAAGGGCGGCGGCGGCAGCCCCGTGGGATGGTGCGCCCGATCCGTGACGTGGCAGGAGACACACAGCACGTTCACGTCGCCCTTGTAGCGCAGCCGGTAGTCGGGAGCCTTGATGTCCTTGGCCACCGAGCTCGTGTGGCAGCCCTTGCAGGCCGAGTACTCGTTGCGGTGGGGGTTGGCCTCGAGGCCGCGCTCGAAGTGCCGGGCGAACTCGGTGCGCACGTAATGGGTGGTGCCCGTGGTCCCGTGGGGGTTGTGGCAGGTGACGCAGGTCCAGGAGCCGTCGGCCTGGAGCGGAAGCCCCTTGGGCAGGGACAGGACCGGGTCGATGTTGCGGGGGTGATCCTTTGCCACCGCCCCGTGGCAGAAGTCGCAAAGGCGCACGATGTCGAGCCGCACCGCCGCCCCTTGGGCGGACCCCGTGGGGATCGAGGCATGGCAGTACGTGCACCGGCTGGTGCCCTGGCGCGCCTGGTGGGGATTGGTGCGGGCAAGTTGGGCGCCGTGGCAGCGGGCGCAGAAGGCGGCCCGGTCGGAGGGGTCCTCCAGGCCCGCATCGTTGAGGTAGTGGGTGGCCCGGTTGCCTCCGTGGAGGCGGTGGCAGCTCCGGCACAGGAGCTCGCCGCCGGGAGCCAGCGCAAACTCGGCCGGCATGGGCGAGGAGGACCCCACTCCCACCGGGTGGATGTTGCTGGCGGCCTCGTGGCAGGCCGTGCAGTCGTGGAGGCCCCCGGGCGTGTGGCAGTCGCCGCACTCCAGAGCTGCGTGGGAGCCGGTGACGAGGGCAGGCTGCGGCTCCGCGGTCCAGGCCGGGCCCGCCGCGGCCAGCGTCACGGCCAGCGCCCCGGCGGTGAGCCACAGGCCCGGTCCCGAGGCGTTCACGGCTTGACCCCGACCTTGACCAACATCTCTACCGCCTCCCGCTGGAGCCGCTCATCCTGCAGGTCGGGAAAGCGGTTCAGGTTGTCGAGGAGCAGGCTGCGCGCCTCCTCGGCCTTC
This genomic interval from Thermodesulfobacteriota bacterium contains the following:
- a CDS encoding M20 family metallopeptidase — encoded protein: MTLAVDAASNELIDLSRALHADPEPSGREHRAVARLVAALRARGFEVETPLADLPTAFVAKARGCRPGPVVALVAEYDALPDIGHGCAHNLIAAGHLGAAVGVREVLGDLPGELWLFGTPAEEDGAGKVALGRSGAFSGVDACLMFHPYTETLLLRRDLALSEVEFTFFGRPAHSAADPWRGRNALDGVLLTHAAVNALRQYLKTGARIQGIVTQGGSAANVVSDRAATRFVFRAFEEQYLGELYTRMLDCARGAALASGTRVEVLERSRLPSTRFNRVLEGAVRANLTALGATLRENVSCYGSTDFGSLSRRLPSYWFFVATHPEGTTWHSPEAAGLSVSDRAHRGMLLGAKAVACSAVDLLAQPELLAAAIAEFRQPAP
- the aat gene encoding leucyl/phenylalanyl-tRNA--protein transferase, giving the protein MPARRTAPPPLTPELLVAAYCRGYFPMADDRGRIHWYDPDPRGIFPLEGFHVPRRLARTVRQGRFEVRVDTAFRRVMEACGAPAPGRERTWISPELVDAYGALHEAGLAHSVETWADGELVGGVYGVAIRGLFAGESMFSRRTDASKVALVHLAERLRRGGFVLFDTQFVTAHLARFGAVEIPRARYRRLLAGALQAEEASWDPPPRTRA
- a CDS encoding PAS domain-containing protein; its protein translation is MSWLFPASVSTFVASATVAGIYGYLATSHRERHLRLWAWSWSTYAFRFLFLMGEVRWGSHWGATLGYMGASVAHAMLLLAGTEVFTRGTLSRRWAWMGAGALAWVAGALAAGVSPAVLSVPVFAVQALADFLVAAALLRSAPKPRPPVLVFTAACFLLWGLHKLDYPVLRFVEGFAPVGYSLGAFFGLATALGMLLVYFEKTRSLLTARSGQLEAEIEERRRAEEALRESERRLSTILDNVGAHIFIKDTQYRYTYANRTVCELLGRSLGEIQGKVDADFFSPASAEEIQRSDRPVIERGETVVREETDLTAADGVPRTYWTVKLPLRDESGTVTGLCGISTDITARRQAEKKLESRNRYIETILENAPIGFAVNTMDDGEVVFVGSKFEEIYGLPRGSLHSVVDFFEKVYPDPEFREQMRTRILADIGSGDPSRMRWEDVSITTVQGERRFVTSTNIPLPDQNLMVSTVQDVTLRHRAEEAQERLQAELAQAQRMESIGRLAGGVAHDFNNMLTVILGHAELALTRPGVPGPIQTDLAAIRRAAEHSAELTRQLLAFARKQTVAPRVLDLNETVGSMLNMLRRLIGEDIGLAWKPGANLWRVRMDPSQIDQILANLCVNARDAVAGKGAVTIETRNVLLDETACARRPDFRPGDYVLLAVSDDGCGMDQEVLAHLFEPFFTTKATGQGTGLGLATVYGIVKQNEGLIAVHSEPGRGTRVELYLNRAPEPAPDIAGAAPEQPLRGRGETVLLVEDEPSILDLGRAMLERLGYRVLAAGRPDEAIRQAEIHPGEIALLVTDVVMPQMNGRDLAQRLAALRPGIRCLFVSGYPADVLAHHGVLGEEIAFLPKPYTSRELAAKIRAVLDGA
- the glmS gene encoding glutamine--fructose-6-phosphate transaminase (isomerizing), producing the protein MCGIVGYVGTQRCTPILMDGLRRLEYRGYDSAGLAVVEEGALKVVRSVGKLLNLDEKLRSIELSGTVGAGHTRWATHGRPSEENAHPHAAGDVVVVHNGIIENYLALRSELTAEGHRFSSETDTEVIPHLIFRHLGEGCGLVEAVRLALKRLHGSYAVVVLSAREPDLLVAARRASPLVAGLGEGENFVASDIPALLAHTRRFVFLEDGDLVVCRRDRVEITDLEGAPVVREVQTVQWSPAMAEKGGYKHFMLKEIFEQPRAIADTLTGKLDPVEGAVYLSGGEKAETIARSISRLHVVACGTSWHAGLVGKYWIEQIARLPVEVSLASEFRYQDPILSRDTALLLISQSGETADTLAALAEGRDKGAPILCVCNVVGSSIPRASDAVLYTHAGPEIGVASTKAFTTQLVTLYLLALYLASARGVLGRGRLIEKMEALRAVPAVVERTLELDPHIEAVAKTLVDAKSALYLGRGLQFPIALEGALKLKEISYIHAEGYAAGEMKHGPIALIDDQLPVVAIAPRGSTYEKMLSNVQEVRARDGRVVAVVTDGDTAVAGMADQVIPIPEFAEELLPIIATVPLQLLAYHVAVLKGTDVDQPRNLAKSVTVE
- the glmU gene encoding bifunctional UDP-N-acetylglucosamine diphosphorylase/glucosamine-1-phosphate N-acetyltransferase GlmU is translated as MNDVVAVVLAAGQGTRMRSSLAKVLHPLLGHPLLSFPLDACRGAGVGRIVAVVGHQADEVRRLLGAADVTFALQAEQKGTGHALLCAREALSPGEGGSGFRGTALVLCGDVPLIRPETLRRLAQTHRQAGALVTVLSMEPPEPRGYGRLVRDAAGRLERIVEERDASPAQRAVREVNTGTYALELPWAWDALGQVGTANSQGEYYLTDVVAVAAHDGRAAAVLLEDPEEVMGINSRLHLAEAGAALRRRINRAWMEAGVTIEDPETAWIEPGVVLEPDVTLGPCVRLEGATRICSGVRIDQGSVVRDSEIGPGAHVKPYCVLSEARLGPGAQVGPFAHLRPGAVLADDARVGNFVEMKKSVLGRGSKANHLTYLGDATVGEGANIGAGTITCNYDGVHKHKTAIGDGAFIGSNTSLVAPVTVGAGATVAAGSTLTHDVPDGALGVARGKQRNVEGWNRRRPGGVKSET
- a CDS encoding aspartyl protease family protein, producing the protein MRHLPRPPRATRAHRHPAARAGWRHLRALPLALTLALAAASPAAAQIYRWTDETGAVHFTDNLHAVPPEHRARAAALDDRLPPPQPVQSIPLEANEMGYLVEARLNGEGPVRLILDTGATATVLSPAVARRLGLTVRTDPPVVVRTAGGTVHAGLAEVGEIDVGGRKAGPLRVVVHDAVPGADGLLGMNFLGLFRVELDADVPALLLSPR
- a CDS encoding cytochrome c3 family protein — protein: MNASGPGLWLTAGALAVTLAAAGPAWTAEPQPALVTGSHAALECGDCHTPGGLHDCTACHEAASNIHPVGVGSSSPMPAEFALAPGGELLCRSCHRLHGGNRATHYLNDAGLEDPSDRAAFCARCHGAQLARTNPHQARQGTSRCTYCHASIPTGSAQGAAVRLDIVRLCDFCHGAVAKDHPRNIDPVLSLPKGLPLQADGSWTCVTCHNPHGTTGTTHYVRTEFARHFERGLEANPHRNEYSACKGCHTSSVAKDIKAPDYRLRYKGDVNVLCVSCHVTDRAHHPTGLPPPPFMLDDIRASPLKIPLDAQNRITCYTCHSNRCETGTQRMDQRHYNRVTLNNDLCWICHRRDEFSNINPHVDDSKMCVRCHESPPMPGTNTGLLTIPKMVCLQCHEVKPHPANADHLKAPSAKIKPDGTLPLGPGDEVTCVTCHDPHAQPVPTATRLRAPAGAICARCHWR